A single window of Ananas comosus cultivar F153 linkage group 17, ASM154086v1, whole genome shotgun sequence DNA harbors:
- the LOC109722716 gene encoding uncharacterized protein LOC109722716, with protein MDDESSRAEQHAKESDDAKSDPKPQARGLSELIIPHLLNLYGSSATARDFEIYAPNATFEDPLMRARGVKQIKSAFYSLPKVFSESRIVEYTVQENAIGPGKVEVLIDNKQHYKFCGKAVDLASLIKLEIEEGKVIRHEDWWDKKPLKNRDTVKLPLVGRLAEITRRGSMLVTHALMGFGKDPAP; from the exons ATGGACGACGAGAGTAGCCGAGCGGAGCAACACGCGAAGGAATCCGACGACGCAAAATCCGACCCGAAACCGCAAGCGCGTGGGCTCTCCGAGCTCATCATCCCCCACCTCCTCAACCT ATATGGATCGTCTGCGACAGCTCGAGATTTTGAAATTTACGCTCCGAACGCCACCTTCGAGGATCCCCTCATGCGCGCTCGTGG AGTGAAGCAGATCAAGTCGGCGTTTTATTCGCTTCCTAAG GTCTTCAGTGAATCTAGAATTGTTGAATATACTGTACAAGAAAATGCAATTGGACCGGGGAAAGTCGAG GTTCTGATTGATAACAAGCAACATTACAAATTCTGCGGGAAAGCTGTTGATCTAGCATCACTTATTAAGCTAGAAATTGAAGAAGGAAAGGTCATCCGCCATGAAGACTG gtgggataagaagccTTTGAAAAACAGAGACACTGTGAAGCTTCCCTTAGTGGGACGGCTAGCGGAGATCACACGCAGGGGTTCGATGCTTGTTACTCATGCTTTGATGGGCTTCGGAAAGGATCCTGCCCCATGA
- the LOC109722715 gene encoding NDR1/HIN1-like protein 12 produces the protein MGKDCGNHGECERQKMYRRAFACLLGLVIIVLLIILIVWLALRPTKPKFYLQDASVYQLNLSTPDNILSSVIQVTISSRNPNDHIGIYYDRVDVYASYKYQQITLSSVLPPVYQGHNDIDVWSPYLYGAAVPVAPYLADALQQDCAAGFLLVHVKIDGRIRWKVGSWISGHYHLFVNCPAFLSTRGDGSGGAALSFKFQQMTGCSVDV, from the exons ATGGGGAAGGACTGCGGCAACCACGGCGAGTGCGAGCGGCAGAAGATGTACCGGCGCGCCTTCGCGTGCCTGCTGGGGCTGGTGATCATCGTCCTCCTCATCATCCTCATCGTCTGGCTCGCCCTCCGCCCCACCAAACCCAAGTTCTACCTGCAGGACGCCTCCGTCTACCAGCTCAACCTCTCCACCCCCGACAACATCCTCTCCTCCGTCATCCAGGTCACCATCTCCTCCCGCAACCCCAACGACCACATCGGCATCTACTACGACCGCGTCGACGTCTACGCCTCCTACAA GTATCAGCAGATCACGCTGTCGTCGGTGTTGCCGCCGGTGTATCAGGGGCACAACGACATCGACGTGTGGTCGCCGTATCTCTACGGTGCGGCCGTGCCGGTGGCGCCGTACCTGGCGGACGCGCTGCAGCAGGACTGCGCGGCGGGGTTCTTGCTGGTGCACGTAAAGATCGACGGCCGGATACGGTGGAAGGTCGGGAGCTGGATCTCCGGCCACTACCACCTCTTCGTCAACTGCCCTGCCTTTCTCTCCACCCGCGGcgacggcagcggcggcgccgcgCTGTCTTTCAAGTTCCAGCAGATGACCGGCTGCAGCGTCGACGTCTGA